The Malus domestica chromosome 13, GDT2T_hap1 genome includes a window with the following:
- the LOC103448306 gene encoding uncharacterized protein, with protein MASAKVQRIMTQPINLIFRFLQSKARIQIWLFEQKDLRIEGRIIGFDEYMNLVLDEAEEVSIKKKTRKSLGRILLKGDNITLMMSTGK; from the exons ATGGCGAGCGCTAAAGTCCAGAGGATTATGACCCAACCCATT AACTTGATTTTCAGGTTCCTTCAAAGT AAAGCTCGCATTCAGATTTGGCTATTTGAGCAGAAGGACCTCAGGATTGAAGGCCGAATTATT GGTTTTGATGAGTACATGAATTTGGTTCTGGATGAAGCCGAAGAAGTCAGCATCAAGAAAAAGACCAGAAAGTCGTTAG GAAGGATTCTTCTCAAAGGAGATAACATTACTCTGATGATGAGCAC GGGGAAATGA
- the LOC103448305 gene encoding diacylglycerol kinase 3-like yields MDSPSSSTTRITARSSMIDSFRGCTLSGMTIDKEELKKKLLMPQYLRFAMRDSIRLKDPRAGESRLPGSRDLVATAAVENVEETPPESPMVVFINPRSGGRYGPMLKERLQLLMGEEQVFDLSDVKPHEFVQYGLGCLELLADLGDLCAKECRQKIRVMVAGGDGTVGWVLGCLYELNRQGLEPVPPVGVIPLGTGNDLSRSFGWGGSFPFAWKSAIKKTLFRATAGPICRLDSWHIVLSMPAGTEMDPPHSLKLTEECALDETGLEKGDLPEKSTCHEGVFYNYFSIGMDAQVAYGFHHLRNEKPYLAQGPISNKLVYSGYSCTQGWFFTPCTSDPGLRGLKNILRMHVKKVNCSEWEQIPVPSSVRAIVALNLHNYGSGRNPWGNLKPEYLEKRGFVEAHADDGLLEVFGLKQGWHASFVMVELISAKHIAQAAAIRLEVRGGEWRNAYMQMDGEPWKQPMHEEYSTLVEITRVPFQSLMIHGDDH; encoded by the exons ATGGATTCTCCGTCGTCGTCGACGACGCGGATCACCGCGCGATCGTCGATGATCGACTCTTTCAGGGGCTGTACCCTATCGGGTATGACGATTGACAAGGAGGAGCTCAAGAAGAAGCTCTTGATGCCGCAGTACCTCCGCTTCGCTATGCGCGATTCTATACGGTTAAAGGACCCAAGAGCCGGCGAGAGCCGCCTTCCGGGAAGTCGAGACCTCGTCGCCACCGCCGCCGTCGAAAATGTGGAGGAAACGCCGCCGGAGTCGCCCATGGTTGTGTTTATAAATCCGCGAAGCGGTGGAAGATACGGGCCTATGCTCAAGGAGAGGCTCCAACTGCTGATGGGTGAAGAACAG GTTTTTGACCTCTCAGATGTGAAGCCTCATGAATTTGTTCAGTATGGGTTGGGTTGTCTAGAGTTATTGGCTGATCTTGGTGACCTTTGTGCCAAAGAGTGTCGTCAAAAGATCAGGGTTATG GTTGCAGGGGGTGATGGTACAGTGGGTTGGGTACTTGGTTGCCTATATGAACTCAACAGACAGGGTTTGGAACCGGTTCCTCCAGTAGGAGTTATTCCACTTGGCACGGGAAATGATCTTTCCAGGAGTTTTGGTTGG GGTGGTTCATTCCCTTTTGCATGGAAATCAGCCATTAAAAAAACTCTATTCAGGGCTACTGCAGGTCCAATATGCCGTTTGGATAG TTGGCATATTGTGCTGTCAATGCCAGCCGGTACAGAAATGGACCCACCCCATTCTTTGAAGCTTACTGAAGAATGCGCTCTTGATGAGACT GGTTTGGAAAAAGGAGATTTGCCTGAGAAATCTACTTGCCACGAAGGAGTGTTTTATAATTACTTCAGCATAG GAATGGATGCCCAAGTTGCGTATGGATTCCACCATTTACGAAATGAAAAACCGTATCTTGCACAAGGTCCAATTTCAAATAAG TTGGTTTACTCAGGTTATAGTTGCACTCAAGGTTGGTTCTTCACACCTTGCACAAGTGATCCTGGTTTAAG GGGACTAAAGAACATCTTAAGGATGCATGTCAAAAAGGTAAATTGCTCAGAGTGGGAGCAGATTCCAGTGCCTTCAAG CGTACGGGCAATTGTTGCTCTAAATCTTCATAACTATGGGAGTGGAAGAAATCCGTGGGGTAATCTGAAGCCAGAGTACTTGGAAAAG AGAGGCTTCGTGGAGGCCCATGCTGATGATGGCCTTCTTGAAGTTTTTGGCCTGAAACAAGGATGGCATGCATCTTTTGTTATGGTGGAACTCATCTCTGCAAAACACATTGCTCAG GCGGCTGCAATTCGGTTGGAAGTTAGAGGTGGGGAATGGAGAAATGCATATATGCAAATGGATGGGGAACCATGGAAGCAGCCAATGCACGAGGAGTATTCAACGCTGGTGGAAATTACGAGGGTTCCGTTTCAATCACTGATGATTCATGGAGACGATCACTGA